The nucleotide sequence CTCTTCGAGGCCACATATGTTGCGCTCGTTGTCTTCGGTGATCATGTTGTGAAGTATAACACAAGTGTACATGATTCGACGTATTTTATTGATACTATAAGGTCTTGCTGGGTGTTTTAGTATTGCCCAACGACCTTGAAGAACACCGAAAGCTCGTTCCACGTCTTTTCTCGCGGCTTCTTGAAAAcgtttaaactttatatttttttggCTCAAGTGGACATTTAAACGACTTGACAAGTGTTGCCCATTCTGGGTATATGTCATCTACCAAGTAATACCCTTTTGTAAATTCGTGCCCGTTGATAGTGTAACGGACCTCCGGAGCTCGACCATCCAATAAATCTTCGAACAAATCCGATTCATTAAGAACATTAATATCATTGTTCGAACCCGCTGGACCAAAGAAAGTGTGCCAAATCCACATATCGTACGACGCAACCGCCTCGAGCATTATTGTTGGTCCTTCATGATCACCCCTGTGGTAATGCCCTTGCCACGCAACTGGACAATTTCTCCAAGCCCAGTGCATGCAATCAAGACTACCTAACATCCCCGAAAAACCATGCATCTCCAAATGTTTGGCATGCAATCGACGAACATCTTCTTCAGTTGGTTTCCTTAAATATTCTCGCGCAAACATATGAATAATACATTTACAAAAATTGTTTAAACAGTCACGAGACGTAGATGCGCCCATGTGTAAATATTCATCGAATGCATCAGGCGCAATGCCATACGCCGATTGACGTATCGCCGATGTACACTTTTGAAAAATATTGAAACCGAGTTGACCGGTTGCATCAAAACGTTGCTCAAAATATTGAAAATAATCGGGTTTCGGTTGAGATTCGTATGATAGAATAGCATTACCAATACGATTAAACAATGACTTACTCATTCGGTATCAATTTCGAAAATAATCATCCGGAAATGTTGGATTATCTGAGAAATAGTCGTTGCACAAACGATTACCGGTATCAATCCGATCTCTTTGTAACCGACGTCTTCTAAAAATTGTACGAGAATTTCGAGCTTCATCTTCTTGGTCCATTGCATCAAGCAAATCGAGATAGTTAAGATCGTTGTAACTGTCTTGAATTAAATCTTCATCGGAATCAGACTCTGCGCTATCACTATCCGTCACGCTCTCCTCGCTTTCACTCTGAGAATTTAATAAATCTTCcacttccatttgaatatttttttttttattttttttttttttttgtgtttgtgAAATATGAATTGATAGTAGTGTTGGGTAAATAAAGGAATGAgagtgtatgtatatatagagaAAATGTAGTGTATTATTGGTTTAAAAAAATTATAGAAATAGACGTTGgaggagaaaaagaaaaaaagaaaaaaatttaattaTGCTGGGCCCCACAAATAGACCCGTTAGAAAGGTGAGGGGGATGGCTGGCGGTCCGGGTGGCGGTTCGGTGGTGGTGGGGGTGAAACGGGTGGCGGTCAGTGGCGGTTATACTAACGAGCCACTACATGTGGCCTAAGCTAGCTATCCAATATGACAAAATCACAACACCGTACCCGAAATCGATTTATTTAATAGTTAGCTTGAATTGATATATGAATACCGTATAATAACATACTAGCTTAATGTCCGCGAATTCGCGGGACTTATTTATGAGACTAATCAAGAAGTAATTTGAAACTCCATAAACTAATATCTGATATTATTTGGATGGTTACGAGTTAACAGACGAAATCATATAATAAAGCTATCGAATAATGTTTGTGAATTCGTGTGGCTTTTTTATGGACCAAACATTATTTTTAATAACGATACATATCATATTCAGGCCAAGCATTATTTACAACTGATACACTTTGACCTGACTAAATATTAACTTGATCCTTACTTAACCATATAAACAATTAGCATTAGATGGTTGATGAAAATGGTCCAATGATTGTTTATCAAAAAAATACACACGCAGTTTCTAAACCACATGTCAAGAAAAAAAGTCAAGAAAGTATATAACGTACATGACTACCTTCCTCCATAAAGAAGAAATCCCGAGACTGCAAACAAACTAACCCTGATAAAAAAACAATTATGTGATATCGATCAGAAAAATGATGCCATGattataattatatagaatatgaaatttgtcaTCGAATTATAGTCTCCTCTATCAACAAATGATTTTCTGACCAAGTGAGTGAAATCTATCTCCCAACCAGAGACATAAATGAACTGCAAGGTAATACAAATATGATTAGTGGGCCCATTTTGACCCACCCACTTATAGATGGGCTGATTCAAGTTAAAAATTATCTCCGATATACAAAACAAATCACTAATGTAAAAAGTGAACAATTTGAAAATACATATTGTTATAGAAATTAGCGAACTTTTGCATATTATATTTGACATGCATAATTTTCTATTAAAAAA is from Rutidosis leptorrhynchoides isolate AG116_Rl617_1_P2 chromosome 10, CSIRO_AGI_Rlap_v1, whole genome shotgun sequence and encodes:
- the LOC139870149 gene encoding uncharacterized protein, with amino-acid sequence MSKSLFNRIGNAILSYESQPKPDYFQYFEQRFDATGQLGFNIFQKCTSAIRQSAYGIAPDAFDEYLHMGASTSRDCLNNFCKCIIHMFAREYLRKPTEEDVRRLHAKHLEMHGFSGMLGSLDCMHWAWRNCPVAWQGHYHRGDHEGPTIMLEAVASYDMWIWHTFFGPAGSNNDINVLNESDLFEDLLDGRAPEVRYTINGHEFTKGYYLVDDIYPEWATLVKSFKCPLEPKKYKV